The Pyrus communis chromosome 2, drPyrComm1.1, whole genome shotgun sequence genome includes a window with the following:
- the LOC137726884 gene encoding glycine-rich protein 23-like: MSRWCIVVVLALVVAHTTARNVPMPNDAGFKDQKNFIGGAGGFSGIGDSGLPFAGAGAGVGGSLPGGLGGVAGGIGGVAGLGGLGGGSGGIGGLGGSGGLPGFGGLGGAGGLGGVGGLGGTSGLGGLGGLGGAAGGVLGGAGAGVGGGVGGGVGGGSGVLPYP; encoded by the coding sequence atgtcaaGGTGGTGCATTGTGGTGGTTCTTGCTCTAGTTGTAGCTCACACAACAGCTAGAAATGTGCCTATGCCAAATGACGCTGGTTTCAAAGACCAAAAGAACTTTATTGGTGGAGCTGGTGGCTTCTCAGGCATTGGCGACAGTGGGCTCCCATTTGCTGGAGCAGGGGCAGGAGTTGGTGGCAGTCTTCCTGGCGGACTTGGTGGCGTCGCTGGAGGGATAGGTGGAGTTGCTGGCCTTGGAGGActtggtggtggtagtggtggaaTCGGTGGCTTAGGTGGTAGTGGTGGCTTACCCGGTTTTGGTGGCTTAGGCGGAGCTGGCGGTTTGGGTGGTGTCGGTGGACTGGGAGGGACAAGTGGCTTGGGTGGACTTGGTGGATTAGGTGGCGCggctggtggtgttttgggtggtgCTGGTGCAGGTGTTGGTGGGGGAGTCGGTGGTGGTGTTGGTGGTGGAAGTGGTGTTCTTCCTTACCCTTGA
- the LOC137724775 gene encoding uncharacterized protein, whose amino-acid sequence MSQFITRRRSVTNAPPALSAFTAPSVSAPLIGEPTPLTEAITTASQVPVSSTSSVSVQSLSARRPHRHRCDLEPFVHTSSSSRVEDGGSQPAKKKTRGPNRMLKTAPNVRLSASLIKIAYDSRHRGAATSQQHSIVATSCGCVIRNCCPMQWEAWAEIPQETKILVRDKLSVNFDFKDISPEVITYLDETFANRYKNWKSDLHAHFKKFNDPEVARLEGCPSELEDRPEDWEWLCNHFTDPKFVKKSVAGKIARESKTLLHHSGSKPFSYRLETRRQATMVEKGDAVLQEATSQLPSETPMEDVTLPKDVGFQIMTEVLDQKYGRRHGKVVRGMGKARVRETGASSSKSTTGEVNALKEEVTTLKGQLAAQDEQIKAQSEQMRAQSEHIKAENEQMRAQMSMIVQALAVSGLQIQLPAPDLTPPLTSQPPHLPDTQCNRGLDREQASKVEAVKDETTRYHQFQGVEKGGEVDG is encoded by the exons ATGTCGCAGTTTATCACTCGTCGTAGGAGTGTGACCAATGCGCCTCCCGCATTATCAGCATTTACTGCTCCATCCGTGAGTGCTCCATTGATTGGGGAGCCTACACCCCTTACTGAGGCTATTACTACGGCATCCCAGGTGCCTGTATCATCGACGTCATCAGTGTCGGTTCAGTCGCTCAGTGCACGGCGGCCTCACCGGCACCGCTGCGATTTGGAGCCTTTTGTTCACACTTCCTCATCATCCAGAGTTGAGGATGGGGGCTCCCAGccag ctaaaaaaaaaaccaggggGCCTAATCGAATGCTGAAGACGGCACCGAATGTACGTCTGTCTGCCTCCTTGATCAAGATTGCATATGACTCGCGACATCGTGGAGCGGCTACCTCACAACAACATAGCATCGTCGCTACTAGCTGTGGTTGTGTTATTCGGAATTGTTGTCCTATGCAGTGGGAGGCTTGGGCAGAAATTCCTCAGGAGACGAAGATACTGGTGCGAGACAAGTTGTCg GTCAATTTTGATTTTAAGGACATATCCCCTGAGGTCATCACCTACTTAGACGAGACCTTCGCAAATCGGTACAAAAATTGGAAGAGCGATCTTCATGCGCATTTTAAGAAATTTAATGATCCAGAGGTTGCTCGCCTAGAGGGTTGCCCATCCGAGTTGGAGGACCGGCCAGAGGATTGGGAATGGCTCTGCAACCATTTTACGGACCCaaaatttgtg AAGAAATCTGTTGCTGGCAAGATAGCTCGGGAGTCTAAGACACTTCTCCACCATTCCGGTTCGAAGCCCTTTTCGTATAGGCTTGAGACACGACGTcag GCTACTATGGTGGAAAAGGGCGATGCTGTTCTCCAAGAAGCAACATCACAACTTCCCTCGGAAACCCCGATGGAGGATGTCACTTTACCCAAGGATGTAGGTTTTCAGATCATGACTGAGGTCCTGGATCAAAAGTACGGTCGTCGTCATGGCAAGGTTGTTCGGGGTATGGGGAAGGCGCGGGTTCGTGAGACGGGTGCCTCTTCTTCCAAATCGACCACAGGAGAGGTCAACGCCCTGAAGGAGGAAGTGACAACCCTAAAAGGTCAGCTTGCAGCCCAGGACGAGCAGATAAAGGCCCAAAGTGAGCAGATGAGGGCCCAGAGCGAGCATATAAAGGCGGAGAACGAGCAGATGAGGGCGCAGATGAGTATGATTGTACAAGCCTTAGCGGTGTCCGGTCTCCAAATCCAGCTACCAGCACCTGATCTTACTCCACCTTTGACCTCCCAGCCACCTCACCTACCCGATACCCA ATGCAACCGAGGACTTGATAGAGAGCAGGCGAGCAAGGTGGAGGCTGTGAAGGACGAGACGACGCGGTATCATCAGTTTCAGGGTGTTGAGAAGGGTGGGGAAGTTGATGGATGA